One Hemibagrus wyckioides isolate EC202008001 linkage group LG07, SWU_Hwy_1.0, whole genome shotgun sequence DNA segment encodes these proteins:
- the LOC131355959 gene encoding butyrophilin subfamily 1 member A1-like: MRNYVFLCDFPDSVQLYGMSVSYRSHEDQNENQAQAYKGRTSLFKEELQKGNASLKLSALQVSDAGKYVCHIEDKSWIHEVPVYVTVAVLGSHPVITVESYDNSGGINLVCDSRGWNPEPQVQWLDREGVILTAEDTQIHRDTEGFSLKSHITVFDYSDSNRFYCRLQQKHHMIETHIIINTLHTMKFGALLLLVSQVTLGFFVGKIFHAWKTIVGISVLALLFAVGLILTAVICHKKGHSHG; the protein is encoded by the exons ATGAG gAATTATGTTTTTCTGTGTGACTTTCCTGATTCTGTACAGCTTTATGGAATGTCAGTCAG CTATAGGAGTCATGAAGACCAAAATGAAAATCAGGCTCAGGCCTACAAAGGAAGAACATCACTGTTCAAAGAGGAGCTGCAGAAAGGCAACGCTTCACTCAAACTCTCAGCTCTCCAAGTCTCTGATGCAGGAAAATATGTGTGTCATATTGAGGACAAATCCTGGATTCATGAAGTACCTGTTTATGTAACTGTTGCGG TTCTGGGAAGCCACCCGGTGATCACAGTGGAGAGTTATGATAACTCAGGAGGGATTAATCTTGTGTGTGACTCCAGAGGTTGGAATCCTGAACCTCAGGTTCAGTGGCTGGACAGAGAAGGAGTCATTCTGACTGCtgaagatacacagatacacagagacacagagggcTTCAGTTTGAAAAGCCACATCACTGTTTTTGATTATAGTGACTCTAACAGGTTTTACTGCAGACTTcaacaaaaacatcacatgattGAGACACACATTATCATTAATA CTCTGCATACAATGAAATTTGGAGCCCTCCTCTTGTTGGTGTCACAAGTAACCTTGGGTTTCTTTGTAGGTAAGATCTTTCATGCTTGGAAGACGATTGTCGGCATTTCTGTTTTAGCATTACTTTTTGCTGTTGGATTGATATTAACTGCTGTTATCTGCCACAAGAAAG GGCATTCACATGGATAA